In Sorghum bicolor cultivar BTx623 chromosome 10, Sorghum_bicolor_NCBIv3, whole genome shotgun sequence, one genomic interval encodes:
- the LOC8061492 gene encoding probable kinetochore protein NUF2 isoform X3: MAAPASASGGDTPKQLLSIIRDFAYEKSHGERRVSDLRRRLADARAASDAAAAELDAAKRAREAAEQDLRGSQVQAAIAADSILALEATISHLQEEISKAGTHLDALKSKGDNEREEFISNMYEMNAKIRQFQQMASLELAEPNHCELPSTEGEHVRDKSKTVDSEGISKELADKVSNIESEVQLLEEEYKKDLLDHDKVRQELADVQAKRALMEAVMGETKQLQELGEYPETHRSCSVGTHAPVAESTTCLGRRRPRTRGGVR, from the exons ATGGCTGCACCTGCGTCGGCGTCGGGCGGCGACACCCCGAAGCAGCTCCTCTCCATCATCCGCGACTTCGCCTACGAGAAGTCCCACGGCG AGCGCAGGGTGTCCGACCTCAGGCGGCGCCTCGCCGATGCGCGCGCCGCGTCAGACGCGGCCGCGGCGGAGCTCGACGCCGCGAAGCGCGCGCGGGAGGCTGCGGAGCAGGACCTCCGCGGGAGCCAGGTGCAAGCCGCGATCGCCGCCGACTCCATCCTTGCGCTAGAG GCGACGATCTCGCATCTCCAGGAGGAGATCTCGAAGGCCGGCACTCATCTGGACGCGCTCAAA AGCAAGGGAGACAATGAGAG AGAGGAGTTCATTAGCAACATGTATGAGATGAATGCAAAGATAAG GCAATTTCAACAGATGGCCTCTCTAGAATTAGCAGAGCCCAATCACTGTGAGCTGCCATctacagaag GTGAACATGTCAGAGACAAGAGTAAAACTGTGGACTCAGAAGGCATTTCGAAAGAGTTGGCAGATAAGGTGAGCAACATTGAATCTGAGGTGCAGCTCTTGGAAGAAGAGTATAAAAAGGATCTGCTTGATCATGATAAG GTCCGTCAGGAGCTGGCCGATGTCCAAGCAAAGAGAGCTCTTATGGAGGCTGTTATGGGAGAGACAAAGCAGCTGCAGGAGCTCGGCGAATATCCTGAAACTCAT AGGAGCTGCAGCGTCGGTACGCATGCCCCGGTTGCGGAGTCAACAACATGCCTGGGCCGGAGGAGGCCGCGAACTAGAGGAGGCGTCAGATGA
- the LOC8061492 gene encoding probable kinetochore protein NUF2 isoform X1 gives MAAPASASGGDTPKQLLSIIRDFAYEKSHGERRVSDLRRRLADARAASDAAAAELDAAKRAREAAEQDLRGSQVQAAIAADSILALEATISHLQEEISKAGTHLDALKSKGDNEREEFISNMYEMNAKIRQFQQMASLELAEPNHCELPSTEGEHVRDKSKTVDSEGISKELADKVSNIESEVQLLEEEYKKDLLDHDKVRQELADVQAKRALMEAVMGETKQLQELGEYPETHLNWRRCTLHLQRSCSVGTHAPVAESTTCLGRRRPRTRGGVR, from the exons ATGGCTGCACCTGCGTCGGCGTCGGGCGGCGACACCCCGAAGCAGCTCCTCTCCATCATCCGCGACTTCGCCTACGAGAAGTCCCACGGCG AGCGCAGGGTGTCCGACCTCAGGCGGCGCCTCGCCGATGCGCGCGCCGCGTCAGACGCGGCCGCGGCGGAGCTCGACGCCGCGAAGCGCGCGCGGGAGGCTGCGGAGCAGGACCTCCGCGGGAGCCAGGTGCAAGCCGCGATCGCCGCCGACTCCATCCTTGCGCTAGAG GCGACGATCTCGCATCTCCAGGAGGAGATCTCGAAGGCCGGCACTCATCTGGACGCGCTCAAA AGCAAGGGAGACAATGAGAG AGAGGAGTTCATTAGCAACATGTATGAGATGAATGCAAAGATAAG GCAATTTCAACAGATGGCCTCTCTAGAATTAGCAGAGCCCAATCACTGTGAGCTGCCATctacagaag GTGAACATGTCAGAGACAAGAGTAAAACTGTGGACTCAGAAGGCATTTCGAAAGAGTTGGCAGATAAGGTGAGCAACATTGAATCTGAGGTGCAGCTCTTGGAAGAAGAGTATAAAAAGGATCTGCTTGATCATGATAAG GTCCGTCAGGAGCTGGCCGATGTCCAAGCAAAGAGAGCTCTTATGGAGGCTGTTATGGGAGAGACAAAGCAGCTGCAGGAGCTCGGCGAATATCCTGAAACTCAT CTGAACTGGAGAAGGTGCACGCTTCACTTGCAGAGGAGCTGCAGCGTCGGTACGCATGCCCCGGTTGCGGAGTCAACAACATGCCTGGGCCGGAGGAGGCCGCGAACTAGAGGAGGCGTCAGATGA
- the LOC8061492 gene encoding probable kinetochore protein NUF2 isoform X2, producing the protein MAAPASASGGDTPKQLLSIIRDFAYEKSHGERRVSDLRRRLADARAASDAAAAELDAAKRAREAAEQDLRGSQVQAAIAADSILALEATISHLQEEISKAGTHLDALKSKGDNEREEFISNMYEMNAKIRQFQQMASLELAEPNHCELPSTEGEHVRDKSKTVDSEGISKELADKVSNIESEVQLLEEEYKKDLLDHDKVRQELADVQAKRALMEAVMGETKQLQELGERAAELEKVHASLAEELQRRYACPGCGVNNMPGPEEAAN; encoded by the exons ATGGCTGCACCTGCGTCGGCGTCGGGCGGCGACACCCCGAAGCAGCTCCTCTCCATCATCCGCGACTTCGCCTACGAGAAGTCCCACGGCG AGCGCAGGGTGTCCGACCTCAGGCGGCGCCTCGCCGATGCGCGCGCCGCGTCAGACGCGGCCGCGGCGGAGCTCGACGCCGCGAAGCGCGCGCGGGAGGCTGCGGAGCAGGACCTCCGCGGGAGCCAGGTGCAAGCCGCGATCGCCGCCGACTCCATCCTTGCGCTAGAG GCGACGATCTCGCATCTCCAGGAGGAGATCTCGAAGGCCGGCACTCATCTGGACGCGCTCAAA AGCAAGGGAGACAATGAGAG AGAGGAGTTCATTAGCAACATGTATGAGATGAATGCAAAGATAAG GCAATTTCAACAGATGGCCTCTCTAGAATTAGCAGAGCCCAATCACTGTGAGCTGCCATctacagaag GTGAACATGTCAGAGACAAGAGTAAAACTGTGGACTCAGAAGGCATTTCGAAAGAGTTGGCAGATAAGGTGAGCAACATTGAATCTGAGGTGCAGCTCTTGGAAGAAGAGTATAAAAAGGATCTGCTTGATCATGATAAG GTCCGTCAGGAGCTGGCCGATGTCCAAGCAAAGAGAGCTCTTATGGAGGCTGTTATGGGAGAGACAAAGCAGCTGCAGGAGCTCGGCGA GCGGGCAGCTGAACTGGAGAAGGTGCACGCTTCACTTGCAGAGGAGCTGCAGCGTCGGTACGCATGCCCCGGTTGCGGAGTCAACAACATGCCTGGGCCGGAGGAGGCCGCGAACTAG
- the LOC8061492 gene encoding probable kinetochore protein NUF2 isoform X4, which translates to MAAPASASGGDTPKQLLSIIRDFAYEKSHGERRVSDLRRRLADARAASDAAAAELDAAKRAREAAEQDLRGSQVQAAIAADSILALEATISHLQEEISKAGTHLDALKSKGDNEREEFISNMYEMNAKIRQFQQMASLELAEPNHCELPSTEGEHVRDKSKTVDSEGISKELADKVSNIESEVQLLEEEYKKDLLDHDKVRQELADVQAKRALMEAVMGETKQLQELGEYPETHVQLSV; encoded by the exons ATGGCTGCACCTGCGTCGGCGTCGGGCGGCGACACCCCGAAGCAGCTCCTCTCCATCATCCGCGACTTCGCCTACGAGAAGTCCCACGGCG AGCGCAGGGTGTCCGACCTCAGGCGGCGCCTCGCCGATGCGCGCGCCGCGTCAGACGCGGCCGCGGCGGAGCTCGACGCCGCGAAGCGCGCGCGGGAGGCTGCGGAGCAGGACCTCCGCGGGAGCCAGGTGCAAGCCGCGATCGCCGCCGACTCCATCCTTGCGCTAGAG GCGACGATCTCGCATCTCCAGGAGGAGATCTCGAAGGCCGGCACTCATCTGGACGCGCTCAAA AGCAAGGGAGACAATGAGAG AGAGGAGTTCATTAGCAACATGTATGAGATGAATGCAAAGATAAG GCAATTTCAACAGATGGCCTCTCTAGAATTAGCAGAGCCCAATCACTGTGAGCTGCCATctacagaag GTGAACATGTCAGAGACAAGAGTAAAACTGTGGACTCAGAAGGCATTTCGAAAGAGTTGGCAGATAAGGTGAGCAACATTGAATCTGAGGTGCAGCTCTTGGAAGAAGAGTATAAAAAGGATCTGCTTGATCATGATAAG GTCCGTCAGGAGCTGGCCGATGTCCAAGCAAAGAGAGCTCTTATGGAGGCTGTTATGGGAGAGACAAAGCAGCTGCAGGAGCTCGGCGAATATCCTGAAACTCATGTACAGCTATCTGTTT AG